In Onychostoma macrolepis isolate SWU-2019 chromosome 14, ASM1243209v1, whole genome shotgun sequence, a single window of DNA contains:
- the ndufs8b gene encoding NADH:ubiquinone oxidoreductase core subunit S8b, which translates to MEVTLRILYSSCRTGTFTARLGPVRPFSLTVHRGGYKNVNAEELSMDMKSITDRAAQTLLWTELFRGLGMTMSYLFREPATINYPFEKGPLSPRFRGEHVLRRYPNGEERCIACKLCEAVCPAQAITIEAETRADGSRRTTRYDIDMTKCIYCGFCQEACPVDAIVEGPNFEYATETHEELLYNKEKLLNNGDRWEAEIAANIQADYLYR; encoded by the exons ATGGAGGTGACATTGCGCATACTGTATTCCTCATGCCGCACAG gCACTTTCACAGCCAGACTTGGACCTGTCCGTCCCTTCAGCCTTACCGTCCACAGGGGAGGCTACA AAAATGTGAATGCTGAGGAGTTGTCTATGGACATGAAGTCCATCACAGACCGCGCAGCACAAACACTGCTGTGGACCGAACTGTTCAGAG GTTTGGGCATGACCATGAGTTATTTGTTTAGAGAGCCAGCTACTATTAATTATCCATTTGAGAAAGGTCCTCTCTCTCCCCGTTTCCGTGGTGAACATGTACTGCGCAGGTATCCAAATGGAGAGGAGCGCTGTATTGCATGCAAACTGTGTGAGGCTGTGTGTCCTGCTCAG GCCATCACTATAGAAGCAGAGACCCGTGCAGATGGCAGCAGAAGAACAACCCGTTATGACATTGACATGACCAAATGCATCTACTGTGGATTCTGCCAGGAGGCCTGTCCTGTGGATGCAATCGTAGAG GGCCCTAATTTTGAATACGCCACTGAGACTCATGAAGAGCTGCTGTATAATAAGGAGAAACTGTTGAATAACGGAGATCGATGGGAGGCTGAGATTGCTGCTAACATTCAGGCAGATTACCTGTACAGATGA
- the ran gene encoding GTP-binding nuclear protein Ran, translating into MAETCEPQVQFKLVLVGDGGTGKTTFVKRHLTGEFEKKYVATLGVEVHPLVFHTNRGAIKYNVWDTAGQEKFGGLRDGYYIQAQCAIIMFDVTSRVTYKNVPNWHRDLVRVCENIPIVLCGNKVDIKDRKVKAKSIVFHRKKNLQYYDISAKSNYNFEKPFLWLARKLIGDPNLEFVEMPALAPPEIAMDPSLAAQYEHDLKVASETALPDEDDDL; encoded by the exons ATGGCAGAAACTTGTGAGCCACAAGTTCAGTTCAAG CTGGTTCTGGTAGGAGATGGAGGTACGGGGAAAACCACCTTTGTGAAGAGACACTTGACTGGGGAGTTCGAAAAGAAATATGTTG CCACACTTGGAGTTGAGGTACATCCCCTGGTCTTCCACACTAACAGAGGAGCCATCAAATATAACGTATGGGACACAGCCGGACAAGAGAAGTTCGGAGGCCTGAGAGATGGATATTATATCCAGG CTCAGTGTGCAATCATCATGTTTGATGTAACTTCTCGAGTGACCTATAAAAATGTGCCCAACTGGCATCGTGACTTGGTGCGTGTGTGCGAGAACATTCCCATAGTGCTGTGCGGTAACAAAGTGGACATCAAGGACAGGAAGGTCAAAGCAAAGAGCATTGTGTTCCATCGTAAGAAGAATCTACAG taCTATGACATCTCTGCCAAGAGTAATTATAACTTTGAGAAGCCCTTCCTGTGGCTCGCACGGAAGCTGATTGGCGACCCTAATCTGGAGTTTGTTGAGATGCCTGCCCTTGCACCACCGGAAATTGCCATGGATCCATCACTTGCTGCACAGTATGAGCACGACTTGAAA